The DNA sequence gaatacacagaaaatcagtagcatcaaaattcctacctttgacaaagctaactacactctttggaaaaagaaaatgatgttgttcatcaatatggccaatccactctacattcagatcctcaaggaTGGACATTTCATTCCTACGGTTAgaattgaggaatctacagatggggACAGGATTATCACAGCTctttatgctccaaaagatcatgctgagtatactgatcctgaaaaagagaaagtctccctggatagtagtttgcaattaatattgattgagtcacttgacaatgtgatgtacaacaacattgtcaactgttaCATTATTACTAatcatttaaatattttttattagtACATTTTTATCGCCTTTtactaaaaatttaattattttagaaattcTATTTATATTTCTAAATTAGACACTTAGTAAACTATCAAATATCGTTATCAAGATCTATTAACTGTTAAATGATGtataatttacaaaaaaaaaaaaattaaatttaagcaaaaCACCAAAAAGTAATGTACGATTTTTAAAGTTATGAAAAtctaaataatttaaaataaaattggaTAAATTGTTAAAATTGCAACTTGAAATATAAAATGATGTACATTAAGAAACAAGTGTCTCGATGTAACTTGTAAATATGATTATACTTTAAGGTTATATGTGAATTATTAGGGGATAATTGAACATTGTTCGAACTCGGCTCAACTCGATTGTTAGTGAATAAACTCATATTTAGCTCGGGTTTGACTTGTTTATTAACGAATATCATTTATTCGGTTATTAAATTTGATTCGACCCGGCTAGTTCTAAAAAGAGTCAACTAGTCTAATTGTTTACAGCTCTGCAACACCTTAATGTTTGAACTTCCTGATTTGGAAGTACATATAAATTCAAATCTGTGACTCTACCAACTCTCCATAGCTAGAAAAATTTAATTCCTGGTatctttttattattattattattattttgaaaCCAATTAATTCCCGGTATCTAACTATTTCAAAAGTAGAATATTTTGTTCCCTCATTACCTTTTTTGCTGTTTTTTTCTGAAATTAAATTTATTGACAGATGTTGTCCATTACCAAACCCCCCTCAACAGTCAACCCAATCCCCTGTGTGCGTATATATGTATGGTAGTATCCAAGTTTATGCATTTCATTTTTAACTGTCGAGTTTTTGCAATGGCTAATTTGTGCTCTATTTCTCTTTCATTTCTTCTCTTTTTTGTGTATGTTGTACATGGATACCGTGATGGTGATCAACAAAAAAAGCAGGTAAATTATTTTCGAAAACATATATCATTGTTTTAACTGTTCTGTAAAAAAAATTGGATTACAGAAGGGGATGTTGGTGCAGGTCTATATAGTGTACATGGGAGCCCTTCCTGATGGAACTTATTCTCCTTCCTCTCATCACTCAAGTATACTTGAAGAGGTTGTTGGTGACAGGTaacatttattaaaaaattattagaaTAGTACAAATGATTGTTTAAAATTTTATACCAGCAACGATACACATTTTATGATTTCTTAACGATTATGTATACGCGATTGATATATTATTTTTGTTAGGAATGCTATCGGTTATAAATTTATACAATGGACTTTGGAATTAAAATCAACTTTCGACAAACTTAATGAATTCACGATTGTAGGAAAAAAACAGCTTTCACTTACATTACATGTGAATAAAAAAAATTGACAGCCGATGTGAATAAACATATTTCATTAACATTTACTTGCTGAACTGATTTCACCGACATTTACTTCCCAATGGTTAATGTTGGATAGGGATCTTGCGGAATCATCACTGCTCACGAGCTACGGGAGAAGTTTCAATGGATTCTCTGCCTATCTCACCGATCAAGAACGTCAAAAGATAGCTCGTAAGTACTACGAATCATGAACTCACGAATGTAACATATGtaacacacaataatttatacATATCAATGGTATGAAACAACATATATTTTGTTTTCAGAACATGAAGCAGTGGTATCAGTCTTCAGAAGTAGGAAAGTGCAGATACAAACAACAAGGTCTTGGGACTTCATGGGGCTTTCGGAGAATGTTCATAGAATTCCAAGTCAAGAGTCTGATGTCATCGTTGGCGTTATCGACACTGGAATTTGGCCTGAATCAGAGAGTTTTGATGACAAGAACTTTGGTCCTGTCCCATCCAAATGGAAAGGAGCATGCATGGGTGGCAAAAATTTCACTTGCAACAAGTAATTTGATAAATACAAACACTAGTTTATTGTTGCTCTTCTGTGTTTTAAGTACTATAACTTTGTTTATTTCATGCATATGTAGAAAGTTGATTGGAGCAAGGTACTACACTAATTTCACAGAATACATGAAGCCATTTGATTCCGCAAGAGACAGGAGTGGTCATGGAACTTTTACAGCCTCAGTTGCAGCTGGAAACTATGTAAGAGGTGCGAGTTTCTATGGGCTGGCACAAGGAACTGCTAGAGGAGGAGTGCCTTCTGCAAGAATTGCTGCATACAGGGCATGCGATGATAATGGTTTTTCCAGTGATGCAAATATACTGGGAGCATTTGACGATGCCATAGCCGATGGGGTTGACATTCTTTCAGTTTCACTGGGAATCGCATTTGCATTTGATATTAGCACAAACTCTATTTCTATAGGAGCTTTTCATGCCTCAGAAAAAGGCATATTGACAGTAGCTGCCGGAGGAAATGTAGGTACATTAGGATCAGTAGATAATGTTTCACCATGGATGCTTACTGTTGCAGCAAGTAGTATTGATCGACAAATCATTAGTAAACTTGTTCTTGGAGATGGAAGAACGCTAATTGTAAGTAATCTACCACTAAAATGCTTTTACATTTCTTTTAGTTGTGCAGTACAAATACTTAATCTTATGTGCATTGAGCAGGGACCAGTGGTCAATTCTTTAAACTTAACTGGATCTTATTTTCCTCTCATATCCGGACTAGAGGGTACAAAAACATGCAAAGGAGAAGATGCAAAGTAAAGTCCCTTACCATTGACGATCTTTTTCTAAATTTGTTTTTTTCTGTGCATAAATCTAAAGGAAGACTTTGAATCTGTGATGTTCAGGAGATGTGCTTCCGGATGCCTAGATAGTGAATTGGTGAAGGGAAAGATCATTGTTTGCCGCGATAATTCAAACGCTCTAGATGAAGCTTCCAGAGCTGGTTCTCTGGGTTCAGTCGTCTATAATGATGTGCCATATTATAATTACTCCGATATTTACCCAATCCCTACATCTTTTCTCAGTACAGATGATTTTTCTTTGGTGGAGGATTATCTTAATTCCACAAAGTACACTTTTTTAACATAAATGTCATTACTGATCTGAACTAGTATTCTTTATGCCAGTCTTTTGCTAACTTCATTACTCGTTCTACAGAGAACCTCGTGCAAATATTTTGAAGAGTGAAGTCATACATAACTCTGAGGCCCCAGTTGTAGCTTCGCTGTCTTCTAGAGGGCCAAACCTACAAATCTCAGAAATCTTAAAGGTAGGGATTAGCATCAGTTTTAGCTTCAATATTTTAATGTATATCCTTCATGAAAATGCATGCACACAATTTACTGAACTATACATGTTAACAACATTTCAGCCCGATATAACCGCACCAGGACTTTCCATTCTGGCAGCATTTTCACCAGCTAGTTCACCATCAGGATCCCCTAATGATAAAAGATCTGTCAAATATGTCATAATGTCTGGAACCTCAGTGGCGACCCCCCATGCTGCTGGAGCAGCAGCTTATGTAAAATCTTTGCATCCTGAGTGGTCTGCTTCAGCTATACAATCATCCTTAATGACTACTGGTAACAATtctgttttagaaaaaataaacTGTCAATCTAAACTTATTTATGCCAGAAAATtacataattttttaaattttatagcGTGGCACATGGATGCTTCAGCAAATCCAGATGCAGAATTTGCCTATGGAGCAGGACATCTAAATCCAGTGAATGCTACAAATCCTGGTCTAGTGTATGAAACGACGAAGCAGGAATATCTTAGAATGCTCTGCAGTATGGGCTTTAATATCTCGAAGATCAGGAATTTATCCGGAGATAAAAACACTAGCTGTCCTGCAGCAGACACTTTCACACCTAAGGATCTCAACTATCCAACAATGGCAGTTAATGTCACCAAAAATAAGCCATTTACGGTTAGCTTTCCGAGAACAGTCACCAATGTTGGCTTACCAAATAGTACATACAAAGCATATATTACAAGTGAAACTGCGTTAGGCGTTAGTGTGAAGCCCAGAATTCTGCCCTTCAAGTCGTTGAACGAGAAGAAATCTTTTGTGGTAGTTGTCACTGGGAAAGGATTGCAAGAAAATACAAAACTATCTGCTTCACTTGTCTGGACCGATGGCATCCACAGCGTGCGCAGTCCTATTGTTGTCTACTCGTTTAATAGTACTAGCTTAGCTTAATTGGTACATTACATTCTTGAGCAAAACAAAGAAAGTGCTCTAGCCTCTAGGATATCATGTATGGTTTTCATTTAAAATAGTACATTTCAAAACAGAACTAGCAACTATCAACTTCACTCTTCTCAGATTTTCAGAATTCCAAAACCACAGATATAAACTTTGAAACAACTTGTGTTTGAAAGACACAAAATCAGTAAACAAAGAAGAAAATAGAATAAGACAGTGAATAaatctttttcttttaattttactTCTGACTTTCAACCAGTTACTGCAGTTTTTCTTGAACAACTAATAATATCAAAACCTAAGTATAAATTATTGAAGATTATTATTGTTATCGTCAATAATCTGAAACAAACATAGTTATTCATTTTACAGGCTTCTGTATGTTCTCCTCGGATGTCATTGCATAACTTGTTAGTTTCTTCAATGTGTCACCTGCAACAGATGAAATAGAGATGGCTCAAGAGTCAAGATTTAATTTTGTTAAAATATTAACGGGTTTTTCTCTAACACCTTAAACGGTGGGTTCCTTGACAAATGTCTTTACATATAACTGACTAATTTCTAGAAATTACTCTTACCTCTTGAGCTGGCACCGGTTGTTGTTGCTCATCTGTGGAACACACAATCAAGTTAATAGAATCAAATAAAATTGAAAACGGTGATTTGCATATCATGTAAAAAATATTTAAACTATCTTGAATGTATAGAAGTAAGAGATACCATAATTTCCTGCCTGAGAACAATAGCCAGGACAATGATGTATACAATTTTTAAAGCAGTACATGTCTATAAACCAGTCACCACCATTAAAATAAGTACAATCTTTAGAGCAATCTGTACAGCATGGGCTATCAAATAGTTTATCACAGTTACTTGTTCGTAGCATTAGAAATATCATCCCCAAAACAACAAATGTGATCATCTCTTTTCTCCCCATTGAGAGAACTAATTAAAAATGGCTGTGAAAGTGAAACTTCTTGACCAGCCTAACATTCGACCTGTATTTATACACATTTTACAACTTTAAGAAAAGAGTAATTTGAAAGTTACATAATTAATTATCACTTAATTTGAAGAGGTTAGTAATAATAAATGTTTACTCTTAATTGTCAAGAATAAAAGGTTTTATGTTACTATTTGTACATAATGTGTGCACTTCTTGTACACTTCTTGCGCATTATTGGTGCACTGATTTGTGAACAAGCACAGCACATTACTATAGCTGCACTGACTGTGATGATGATTGTGGCATAGTTGCATCAGCTTACCAAAGCTAACATGGATGATGACTGTGGTAGATATCTTTTTCAGCCTTGCGCTTACCAACAATTAAGGTTACCATTGATGATCATTGGAGGAGAAAGATTGCACGCCTATATTAAATTGTTAATCACGGCACATTTGATACCCTTGTTCTGTAAATAACTTTCAAAATCATTATTTGTACTCTCGTAATCAGTTTAAAAATATATCCTCCGTAAGAAATGACGCTGGACGACATTATTCTAGCTGCAATGCTTGTCATTATGTTGGTGGGCAGGTATTCAAGCTACCACCGATGCTTTCTGCGGCAAATATTTCCTAAAGCCATGTGCTCCATTTATCTTTTCCCCGACCATCCGTCAAGGCAATGTTGTAATTACATTTTAAATCCCGGATTTATCATGTGTGTATCAAATATTTTAGATTTGAAATTTATTTAAATCCAACCCAATTAAAGTATAAGTTTAAAATTTAGAATTTGAAATACTAGTAAAATACATGTTATTTCAtatgattttttttgaatttttttcagATAATTTTCGGAAAAAAATTTCCGAGAATTTTCTCTAGAGAAACTTTTTCGAGAATATATTCTCGAGAAAATTTATTCGGGAAATTTTATAGGAAAACTTTTACTCCGCAAATTTTTTCTTAGAGAATTTTTCCCGATAAACTTTTCTCGGGAATTTATTTCCCGGGAACTTTTTCTCGAAAAAAAATTTCCGAGAACTTTTTCTCGAGAATTCTTTTCCCGAGAAACTTCTCTCGGCAATTTATTCACGGGAAATTTTTTGTCAACAACTTTTTCTCGGGATGGTTTTTAGAGAATTTTTTCCCTAAATATTTTTCTCGAAAATTTTTTTCCCGGGAAACTTTTCTTAGAAAATTTTTTCGTAGAACTTTTTCTCAGGAAATTTTTCCAAGAAACTTTTCCCGGGATTTTTTTTGGAGAATTTTTGCTCGAAATTTTTTTCCCGAGAAACTTTTTTCGAAATCTTTTCTACGGAATTTTTTTTATCCCGAATTTTTTTTCTCAAGAACGTTTTTCGAGAATTTTTCTGTTGAGAATTTTTTTCCCACAATTATTTTCTAAAGAATTTTTCCGTGATAATTAATTCCGGATTAAATTGTTTATTGGGAATATTTTCTAGAATGAAGTTTTTTGAAGGAATGTTTCTCGGAAATTTTTCACCACAAAGTTTTTTGGGATATTTTATCAAGAATTATATTTCACAATTTTTcttaatatatatgtatatatatatatatttaaaaaaaatcaattctctaacaaaaaaattaaaaaataataatatttcaaatTTTAGAAAAATCCTAAAAAGAAAGTTTTGAAAtttaatttcttgatttttcaaacaaaagatttggaattgaaattccaaatttaaaattttagaatTGAAATTCCAAATTTGAAATGAAATTATGTTTCTAAACTATATCTAAAGAGTATTCATCCTACTTCTATGGCTTGCTGATGAACTCAATTCTTGGCCTGCCCTTTTTTGTGATAAATATGGAGAAAATAGTGAAAATAGGGTTTAATTATAATATGACTTATTCTCTGTTACAATAGAAAAGAGTCTGTATGTAGACAACAATCAAAcaataaaaaagaaaaatattttaacaAGGAAACTATTACAATAATGAAACTATCCAATAATAAGAATATTATTTATGTTAACATCCCCTCAAACTCACTACGGTGAATCGAGAGTTTTCCAAATAAGAAATAGAGTCAAATAACCAAACGATTCAACCTGCAACTAGAAAACAAGAGTATCCAAATAAATCCCAATATTGTAACAAATCCAAAACAACCAAAAGTTTCCAACATAATCCATAGCGCATCAACATAAGAGAAATCATCCAAACATACAACAATACAAGAGAAAACATAGCAATCTAATAAGAGAAATCGTCCAGACATTCAGCAACACAAGAGGAAATAGAGCAATTCATTTTATCCATCCCAAATCAGAGTTAACAAGAAATATAATCATCAAGAGAAGAACCGTCCACGTTATCTAATAAACAATAACTTTATAACTAAAACAAATCCGCAACCATCGAAACTAAATCCAAATAACAAATCTGCAACCATCGaaacaaaatccaaatcaaaaatCCAATCCAAAAATCAATCCAAACAAATTCCAAATAACCAAATCCAAGTCAACAAAATGTATCAAATCTTCAACCAAATAAAAATTGTATCTCAATTTAAACTGTATCCAAATATAATCAAATCCCGCGAAAGGTCAGTGTGCCTATAGTACTAGATAAACTAAACCAATGCGCCTAGAGTATCAAATAAACTAAAGCAATCCCTCAAAGGGCCAATATGCCTAGGGTATCGAATAAACTAAGTTAATCCTCAAAAGACCAATGTGTCAAGAGTACCAAATAAACTAAACAATACCTCGAAGGGCCAATGTGCATAGAGCATAAAATAAACTAAACAATCCCTCGTAGGGACAATATTCCTAAAGCACCagataaaacaaaacaaaagacGGAGAAGTATGAAGATGTTCCTAGGGTTACCCCCATTATCAACATGAGAAAAGTAAAGGAAGATGAAAgggaaagaaagaaagaaaaataatatatcaaggaACGAATATCATCAAACAGAGACCAATAGTGTATATTagtgtgatgccctcaatctcggggttaggaaatgaggactcacacacctttaatctaataattaaatatgcataaacccacttagcaaaaaaaaatatatgcataaaccccgattaactactaacaagatcaacaggataaagtatgagacaaaaTTACAACgaccaatcataaaatataacttacaaacccaaaatattattaaataaataatatcgATTCTGGCtaggaaccgacagataacccattgtatctttaaacacttctttctaggcgcgagctcactcatgaTTACCACTActtgctctggcaaccggaagccctcaatacggtagggaccaccaggtacgctcttacgagcagtgcgcctaagcctgaccatcttcttgcttaactgccatggttagattaaaacaaaacaaatgagtataaaactcagcaagtaactatatagcagttctacaatatcaagtcacaatatgctttaccaaactcagggcattctactttattcGATCTAGGTGGaagatttccatcttttgggttaaggaaaggtttttaAAGAATAGTGTGAggtttcaaggaacaaggctcaaagcaggacgaaagccgacattcatcacaaatcattaaaggatcagaatagatcttttgatagaggaaagcaacagtatttcaatatatagaatcaatcatatgatcaataATTTCAAGACTCAGAGTTCTCGAGCTTTAAGATTCAcgataacataatcaactcttttcaaagcaatataaaccatttccattttcaagaatcaatttactgaacagaaagtttcagttcccctttttaaaataatcatttagaacccttgattggatcactttatctttccatttcattatatacgggtgatcagcccgtatcgacctccatccggtctttaaggtaccaatcggcataatttcagccttaagttggactagccccgctagcctcttaccatgactagactagtcccactagcctcttacgtcccaatccaatccatcaggaattcatttggaaaaccttgagttggaaaaacaattaggttttcaaaaattcattttatcattaccaagaatttgaaatcattcggaatttttcaagtcaaaactcattcttaattcagattttaaggaaataAAGTTCAGGGggtgattcaaagatacgcaaggaacaattcataagaattctaTATCAGGGATAACAAGacacttaagttagaaggatcaacgtctgtttagggatcaatagggtgatcaagagaaacagggtatcattaaacatgGTTAATaaggataatcagagggttcaatataTTTCATGGCTCAATATATAatttgaacagaaaggacagat is a window from the Apium graveolens cultivar Ventura chromosome 1, ASM990537v1, whole genome shotgun sequence genome containing:
- the LOC141711441 gene encoding subtilisin-like protease SBT4.3, whose translation is MANLCSISLSFLLFFVYVVHGYRDGDQQKKQVYIVYMGALPDGTYSPSSHHSSILEEVVGDRDLAESSLLTSYGRSFNGFSAYLTDQERQKIAQHEAVVSVFRSRKVQIQTTRSWDFMGLSENVHRIPSQESDVIVGVIDTGIWPESESFDDKNFGPVPSKWKGACMGGKNFTCNKKLIGARYYTNFTEYMKPFDSARDRSGHGTFTASVAAGNYVRGASFYGLAQGTARGGVPSARIAAYRACDDNGFSSDANILGAFDDAIADGVDILSVSLGIAFAFDISTNSISIGAFHASEKGILTVAAGGNVGTLGSVDNVSPWMLTVAASSIDRQIISKLVLGDGRTLIGPVVNSLNLTGSYFPLISGLEGTKTCKGEDAKRCASGCLDSELVKGKIIVCRDNSNALDEASRAGSLGSVVYNDVPYYNYSDIYPIPTSFLSTDDFSLVEDYLNSTKEPRANILKSEVIHNSEAPVVASLSSRGPNLQISEILKPDITAPGLSILAAFSPASSPSGSPNDKRSVKYVIMSGTSVATPHAAGAAAYVKSLHPEWSASAIQSSLMTTAWHMDASANPDAEFAYGAGHLNPVNATNPGLVYETTKQEYLRMLCSMGFNISKIRNLSGDKNTSCPAADTFTPKDLNYPTMAVNVTKNKPFTVSFPRTVTNVGLPNSTYKAYITSETALGVSVKPRILPFKSLNEKKSFVVVVTGKGLQENTKLSASLVWTDGIHSVRSPIVVYSFNSTSLA